A region from the Algoriphagus machipongonensis genome encodes:
- a CDS encoding YybH family protein, translating into MKEIEDFFEDYKNAVWQKDATQLLKLYDKEVVSFDMWDLGYYKNLNEWSPDIENWLSSLGEEKVKVDFEMIQVFKSDTSGFASGLIEFQALNSQGAVLRKMKNRITVGFSKFNNGWKVVHQHISAPVSSEDLAAILDL; encoded by the coding sequence ATGAAGGAAATCGAGGATTTTTTTGAAGACTATAAAAATGCCGTTTGGCAGAAAGATGCAACCCAATTATTAAAACTATATGATAAGGAGGTTGTATCATTTGACATGTGGGACTTAGGTTACTATAAAAACCTTAATGAATGGTCACCCGATATTGAAAATTGGCTCTCCTCCTTGGGAGAAGAAAAAGTGAAAGTTGATTTTGAAATGATTCAAGTGTTCAAATCAGATACAAGTGGATTTGCAAGTGGATTGATAGAGTTCCAAGCTTTAAATTCTCAAGGGGCGGTATTAAGGAAAATGAAAAATAGAATCACTGTTGGATTTTCAAAATTCAATAATGGCTGGAAAGTGGTTCACCAACATATCTCCGCCCCGGTGAGTTCTGAGGACCTTGCTGCTATTCTGGACTTATAA
- a CDS encoding sulfatase-like hydrolase/transferase, with protein sequence MKIHSLLFILLFLFSFKNLSAQSKPSPQLSPKKHYNLVLIVADDLGYGDLGFTGSTQIKTPHLDQLATNGVTFTQGYVSSAVCSPSRAGFITGINQVEFGHDNNLAGVEPGFDIAYNGMPLSQKTIADHLNKLGYVNGLIGKWHLGKEPQFHPLKRGFDEFWGYTGGGHDYFESLPNGKGYKEPLESNFKTPDPITYITDDVGNESVDFIERHKDEPFFLFAAFNAPHTPMQALEEDLALYQHIEDKKRRTYAAMVHRLDLNVGKIMTSLEEQGLSENTLVVFFSDNGGPTDSNASLNAPYRGQKGILLEGGIHVPFVMNLPGLLPEGLIYQEQVTSLDVVPTFLALAGDTETSMDMFSGVDLIPHLTGKTPPLADREMTWKFTISRAIREGDWKLVSVPDRMPMLYNLAEDPSEQNDLALKHMDKTTYLLKKLGTWDVNLPHPVFLEGAVWKKRQLGLYDREYQLEQPIEN encoded by the coding sequence ATGAAAATTCACAGTCTCTTATTCATCCTACTTTTTCTTTTTTCTTTTAAAAACCTTAGTGCACAAAGCAAGCCAAGTCCCCAGCTTTCCCCTAAAAAACATTACAATCTGGTACTTATTGTGGCTGATGATTTAGGCTATGGTGATTTGGGCTTTACTGGAAGTACGCAAATCAAAACACCACATCTTGATCAACTTGCTACTAATGGAGTCACTTTCACCCAAGGATACGTTTCCTCGGCCGTTTGCAGCCCTTCAAGAGCAGGGTTTATCACAGGCATCAACCAAGTGGAATTTGGTCATGACAATAATCTCGCAGGAGTTGAGCCTGGTTTTGATATAGCGTATAATGGCATGCCGCTCAGCCAAAAAACCATTGCTGATCATCTGAATAAATTGGGGTATGTGAATGGCCTGATTGGAAAATGGCACTTAGGAAAAGAACCTCAATTCCATCCGCTAAAAAGAGGGTTCGATGAGTTCTGGGGCTATACAGGTGGAGGACATGATTATTTTGAATCTCTGCCAAATGGAAAAGGATACAAAGAGCCCTTGGAAAGCAATTTCAAAACTCCAGATCCAATAACCTATATCACAGATGATGTAGGAAATGAAAGCGTGGATTTTATAGAAAGACACAAAGACGAACCTTTTTTCCTTTTTGCTGCATTCAATGCTCCTCATACACCTATGCAAGCGCTGGAAGAAGATTTGGCTTTATATCAGCATATCGAAGACAAGAAACGCCGAACCTATGCCGCAATGGTTCACCGACTGGATCTGAATGTAGGTAAAATCATGACAAGCCTGGAGGAACAGGGGTTATCCGAAAACACCTTGGTGGTATTTTTTAGTGATAATGGAGGGCCTACCGACAGCAACGCTTCCCTAAATGCGCCATACCGTGGTCAAAAAGGTATTTTGCTGGAAGGGGGAATCCACGTGCCTTTTGTCATGAATTTACCAGGTTTACTTCCTGAAGGGCTTATCTACCAGGAGCAGGTTACATCACTGGATGTAGTACCTACATTTTTGGCGCTAGCAGGAGATACTGAAACCTCTATGGATATGTTCTCAGGGGTTGATTTAATTCCTCACTTGACAGGAAAAACTCCTCCGCTTGCTGATCGAGAGATGACATGGAAGTTTACTATTAGCCGGGCCATCAGGGAAGGGGACTGGAAACTGGTAAGTGTTCCTGATCGAATGCCCATGTTATATAATCTTGCCGAGGACCCATCCGAGCAAAATGACCTAGCTCTGAAACATATGGATAAGACTACTTATCTATTAAAAAAGCTAGGGACTTGGGATGTCAACCTCCCTCACCCGGTATTTTTGGAAGGAGCCGTTTGGAAAAAAAGACAACTGGGTTTATATGACAGAGAATATCAATTAGAGCAACCCATTGAAAATTGA
- a CDS encoding pyridoxal phosphate-dependent aminotransferase, whose protein sequence is MRQLLLRPGAEELSYEIRGIVKKARQIEALGYSMTWENIGDPIQKSNQVPEWMKEIIADLMKDDKTYGYADSKGVLETREFLANLNNLRGGTQISAEDILFFNGLGDAIAKLYQFLIPTARIIGPSPAYSTHSSAEAAHANAAPITYKLDPDNQWLPDMEDLYLKVRYNPSIVGILIINPDNPTGMVYPKEVLEAFVKIAEEFNLLLITDEIYQNITYNGITSVPLAEVIGDRPAISLKGISKEFPWPGSRCGWMEFYNRESSKEFSKLCKTLENAKMIEVCSTILPQLAIPKIMSHPAYFAYREEANQQIGKRSDWMSEILGDIEGIKFNPTQGAFYNTIVFEEGVLKEGQFLPIEDEKLAALRDSWMEEENMPLDKKFVYHLLAAEQICVVPISSFCSDLRGFRVTLLEENEEVFKNTFRRLGKAIKQYLRSES, encoded by the coding sequence ATGAGACAGTTACTCCTCAGACCCGGAGCCGAAGAATTATCCTATGAAATCAGAGGTATCGTCAAAAAGGCCCGTCAAATAGAAGCCTTGGGTTATTCTATGACATGGGAGAATATTGGTGACCCAATACAAAAAAGCAATCAGGTGCCGGAATGGATGAAGGAGATCATTGCTGATTTGATGAAGGATGATAAAACCTATGGGTATGCGGACTCCAAAGGGGTATTGGAAACCCGTGAGTTTTTGGCGAATCTAAATAACCTAAGAGGAGGAACTCAGATTTCTGCAGAAGATATCTTATTCTTTAACGGATTGGGAGATGCCATTGCGAAGTTGTATCAATTTTTGATTCCTACTGCAAGAATTATTGGTCCTTCTCCGGCCTATTCCACCCACAGTTCTGCTGAGGCAGCACATGCCAATGCTGCACCTATTACATATAAGCTAGATCCAGATAACCAATGGCTTCCAGACATGGAGGACTTGTATCTAAAAGTTCGGTACAACCCATCCATTGTGGGGATTTTGATTATCAATCCAGATAACCCAACGGGGATGGTATATCCCAAAGAGGTATTGGAGGCCTTTGTGAAAATTGCTGAGGAGTTCAATCTCCTTTTAATCACAGATGAGATTTATCAAAACATCACTTACAATGGAATTACATCGGTTCCATTGGCTGAAGTGATCGGTGACAGACCGGCAATTTCCTTAAAAGGCATTTCCAAAGAATTTCCATGGCCAGGTTCTCGATGTGGCTGGATGGAATTTTATAATAGAGAATCCTCCAAGGAGTTTTCCAAGCTCTGCAAGACCCTGGAAAATGCTAAAATGATCGAGGTTTGTTCCACAATTTTACCTCAGTTGGCGATTCCTAAAATCATGAGTCATCCTGCTTATTTTGCGTACCGGGAGGAAGCCAACCAACAGATAGGAAAGAGGAGTGATTGGATGAGTGAGATTTTGGGTGATATTGAAGGGATCAAATTTAATCCCACACAAGGAGCATTTTATAACACCATCGTTTTTGAAGAAGGAGTGTTGAAAGAAGGCCAATTTTTACCCATAGAGGATGAAAAGTTAGCTGCATTAAGAGATTCGTGGATGGAGGAGGAGAATATGCCGCTGGACAAAAAATTCGTTTATCATTTATTGGCTGCCGAGCAGATTTGTGTGGTACCCATATCCTCTTTTTGTTCCGATTTGAGAGGCTTCCGTGTCACGCTTCTGGAAGAAAATGAAGAGGTGTTTAAGAATACCTTTAGGAGATTAGGGAAAGCGATTAAGCAGTATTTGAGATCGGAAAGCTGA
- a CDS encoding CPBP family glutamic-type intramembrane protease — MVVLIKDIFFFLTSGRKVEETFKSNRKLIFNLYILKAGIFLLFVFLNFFLFNFKIDGRVEGYVGLGFFKDLINYLILAPILEEILFRYHNNLKIGNIIASLIATCLIFYDHIWFLSLLILYFLVLILISSLKKEVDNLVIVYVSAFIFGASHLAYIEGSFSFEDILSYVYIFLPKFLSGLIYSYVFFKKGICFSILLHFLWNLLPFIIDQITNSL; from the coding sequence ATGGTAGTCCTAATAAAGGATATTTTCTTTTTTTTAACCTCAGGTAGAAAGGTTGAAGAAACTTTTAAATCTAACAGAAAATTAATTTTCAATCTCTATATATTAAAAGCTGGGATTTTTTTATTGTTTGTATTCTTGAATTTTTTTCTATTCAATTTTAAGATTGATGGTAGAGTCGAAGGATATGTTGGCCTAGGGTTTTTCAAGGATTTAATTAATTATTTAATACTTGCTCCAATATTAGAAGAAATTCTATTCAGGTATCATAACAATTTGAAAATTGGAAATATTATAGCTTCTTTAATTGCAACTTGTCTAATTTTCTATGACCATATTTGGTTTCTGTCACTATTAATTTTGTATTTTTTAGTTTTGATTTTAATTTCTAGTTTGAAAAAGGAGGTAGACAATTTGGTTATTGTTTATGTATCTGCATTTATTTTTGGTGCCTCTCATCTAGCATATATAGAGGGTTCCTTTTCATTTGAAGATATATTATCATACGTTTACATTTTTTTACCAAAATTTTTAAGTGGACTTATTTACTCATATGTGTTTTTTAAAAAAGGGATTTGTTTTTCTATTCTTCTTCACTTTTTATGGAATCTCCTTCCCTTTATTATAGACCAGATAACCAATTCACTTTAG
- a CDS encoding bacteriocin, whose translation MKELSKNELVQINGGEVSTARKLGRDFGDFLAYCAVVSIFIADAAKDAIKTFTKL comes from the coding sequence ATGAAAGAATTATCAAAAAATGAATTAGTCCAAATTAATGGAGGTGAGGTTTCAACTGCACGAAAATTAGGGAGAGATTTTGGTGACTTTCTAGCCTATTGCGCGGTAGTATCAATATTTATTGCAGATGCAGCAAAAGATGCTATCAAAACTTTCACTAAACTTTGA